One Aegilops tauschii subsp. strangulata cultivar AL8/78 chromosome 7, Aet v6.0, whole genome shotgun sequence genomic window carries:
- the LOC109735916 gene encoding endoglucanase 16 — protein MRRSSGAAAWALGVAVAFFLAAEAAGAAPVPHDYEQALRKSLLYFEAQRSGRLPYGQRVAWRDHSGLTDGLEQGVDLVGGYYDAGDHVKFGLPMAFTVTMLSWSLLEYGGDVAAAGELAHALESIKWGTDYFIKAHTKPDELWAEVGDGDTDHYCWQRPEDMTTSRQAYKVDRERPGSDVAGETAAALAAASMAFRETNPHYAHLLLHHAQQLFEFADKYRGKYDSSIAEVKSYYASVSGYHDELLWAALWLHRATGRAGYLDYVVDNAHEFGGTGWAITEFSWDVKYAGVQILATRLLLRGEHEERHRATLEGYRAKAEHYVCACMGRNAAAEDNVERSPGGMLYVRQWNNMQYVTSAAYLLSVYSGYLTEAGAGKGAAVTCAGGEASADAGEVFAHARAQVDYVLGSNPRGISYLVGYGAKFPARVHHRAASIVPYKDRKEFIGCAQGFDDWFGRKSANPNVVVGAIVGGPDRHDRFRDDRVNYMQTEACTYNTAPMVGMFAMLNRLARQEGPSPAARRPESSRSTAAAE, from the exons ATGAGGAGGAGCAGCGGCGCCGCGGCGTGGGCTCTTGGCGTGGCCGTGGCCTTCTTCctggcggcggaggcggccggAGCGGCGCCCGTGCCGCACGACTACGAGCAGGCGCTGCGCAAGAGCCTGCTCTACTTCGAGGCGCAGCGGTCGGGGCGGCTCCCCTACGGCCAGCGCGTCGCCTGGCGCGACCACTCCGGCCTCACCGACGGCCTCGAGCAAGGA GTGGATTTGGTGGGCGGATACTACGATGCCGGCGACCACGTCAAGTTCGGGCTGCCCATGGCGTTCACGGTGACCATGCTGTCGTGGAGCCTGCTGGAGTACGGCGGCGACGTGGCGgccgccggcgagctcgcgcacgccctCGAGTCCATCAAGTGGGGCACCGACTACTTCATCAAGGCGCACACCAAGCCCGACGAGCTCTGGGCCGAG GTTGGCGACGGCGACACGGATCACTACTGCTGGCAGCGGCCGGAGGACATGACCACGTCGCGCCAGGCCTACAAGGTCGACCGCGAGCGCCCTGGCTCCGACGTCGCCGGCGAGACCGCCGccgccctggccgccgcctccatggCCTTCCGCGAGACCAACCCGCACTAcgcccacctcctcctccaccacgCCCAGCAG CTGTTCGAGTTCGCTGACAAGTACAGAGGCAAGTACGACAGCAGCATCGCCGAGGTGAAGAGCTACTACGCCTCCGTCAGCGGCTACCACGACGAGCTGCTCTGGGCGGCGCTCTGGCTGCACCGCGCCACCGGGCGGGCCGGCTACCTCGACTACGTGGTGGACAACGCGCACGAGTTCGGCGGCACGGGCTGGGCCATCACCGAGTTCAGCTGGGACGTCAAGTACGCCGGCGTCCAGATCCTCGCCACCCGGCTGCTGCTGCGCGGCGAGCACGAGGAGCGCCACCGGGCCACGCTCGAGGGGTACCGCGCCAAGGCGGAGCACTACGTGTGCGCGTGCATGGGCAGGAACGCCGCCGCCGAGGACAACGTGGAGCGCAGCCCCGGCGGGATGCTCTACGTGCGCCAGTGGAACAACATGCAGTACGTCACCAGCGCCGCCTACCTCCTCTCCGTCTACTCGGGCTACCTCACCGAGGCCGGCGCCGGGAAGGGCGCTGCCGTGACGTGCGCGGGCGGCGAGGCATCggccgacgccggcgaggtgttCGCGCACGCCAGGGCGCAGGTGGACTACGTGCTGGGCAGCAACCCGCGCGGGATCAGCTACCTGGTGGGCTACGGCGCCAAGTTCCCGGCGAGGGTGCACCACCGCGCGGCGTCCATCGTGCCGTACAAGGACAGGAAGGAGTTCATCGGGTGCGCGCAGGGGTTCGACGACTGGTTCGGCCGCAAGAGCGCCAACCCCAACGTCGTCGTCGGCGCCATCGTCGGCGGGCCCGACCGCCACGACAGGTTCAGGGACGACAGGGTCAACTACATGCAGACGGAGGCGTGCACCTACAACACCGCCCCCATGGTCGGCATGTTCGCCATGCTCAACCGGTTGGCGCGGCAGGAGGGCCCCTCGCCGGCGGCGCGACGGCCGGAGAGCAGTAGAAGCActgcggcggcggagtga